The region AATGATAGCTCCACCAAGGATACATTCGTATAATGGACTAGGTGAGAGTTCAAGATCTCTGTAATGCCAGCTCCGGATCCTATAAAATTCCAATTGTTTGCCAACACGCCATCAGCTATCATGCACGAACACAAGTACACCATCAGGCCCCTCAGTAATGCGGCTTTCATGTACCTACAGCACGTTTCGCATGCACTTCATCcatgaaaatgcattttcaatcACGATACTTCACTGCAAAGAACTAAAAAGCGCAACTAGACTGCAAACCACTCTGTAGCAGTGAACTTTGCGCAGAAAGGTTGCTCGTAGAATGAACATTTCCAGTGGACGGAGAAGATTTTCGCAATATTCTTCACATACAAGATATCCGCAGTCTTCGAGCCGAACCAGCCGACAAGAGTCAAAGGAACCAGCTGGCGGTCCATTGGAATGGCTGATTCGACCATTTCAACCGATCGGTACGTTTGTGCAGCTCTTCCTGGAGCAGGGTGCCGTCCATGGATTGACTCATCTGGGGCGACCGTTTTTGCACATTTCTGAAAAGTGAGTATCATCAAAGGGAAATTGTTTCGAGTTGATGCTGCGTACTGATTCTTTCACGAGTAATGCCACAGATTGCTGTGGCTTGCACTCATTGTCATCGCTCTGTACTTCTCGGTGGCGCTGAGTTTTGTCTCTTGGGATCGGTACCAAACCAAAGGGACCGTTGTGGCGATTGAAAAGGATCACTACTACTGGAACACATCGATGCCTAGTCTCACCATCTGTCCGCTGAAACGGATCTATCCGCCGCTGCTGACCAAGTATTGCAAGTGCGTTAATGAGGCGTCTTATTGTTGAGCAGATTTTACTCTACCGGATCTGTTCTTTTCCCTAGCGTTAACGGAATCACAAATGAAGCCGATCAATCGGAACTGTTCCGCTTTCTCGAGTCACTTGCCAACTCATCGTATTTTAATTTCGGCAACATCTATCATAATGAGAAGGTTGATGTAAGATCGTATTACCATGTCATGGAATAAAAGTGGTATTCACGACACCTAATGCCTGCGCTTTAACGTTAGGAACTTTTGGAAATGCTGCAGCTACTACCGGAAAACTATATGAAGGTGATCTACAACCTAACGCGTGACCTAGCCCAACTCGACGACCCGGAACTGCGCGTCCGCACGCAGAGTAACCTCGAGTTTCTCCGCACCTATCAAACGCTCACCGAGTACGGCATTTGCTACACGACCAACAGCTTCATCTCGTCCAATCTAACCGCAAGGTAGGCACAGGAAATAACGCGGACGAATAGTTAATTGGCAAGCTAATCATGAGGCCACGGTCATCGGCGGGGTCTGTTTCAGCCTTTTGCTGGAGGGTCGCGTGAAACCGTTGGATCACTTTTACTCGACGCGTATCGTGCGTGATGTACGGTTCGGTAATCTCTTTGACGGTGACATCACGTACAGCTTTATCGGCTTTGAGCCACCGATTTCGGTACGATCCAACAGAATGCTCGATTTTAACCAAAACAAATAACTCTCTAGATCCTGTTAGATCTTTTATCACAGCCCATACGAAACGCTAAACATTGCCAACTTCCAGCCGCTCACCAATGAGGCGCAAGAGTTTGAAACGTTTTCCTTTGAGCTGGTCACCAACAAGGAGTTTCGAGAGTAGGTACCAAAATTAATGGTTTaataaaaacactaaataacACTTATGTATGTGCTACAACCTATCACCGCACAGGCACACGACGATCTCGCAACGAGGGTGCCGGTTTATCGATGAATCCAACCTAACGCACTACTCCATCTACACGAAGGGTCTCTGCCAGCAGGAG is a window of Anopheles aquasalis chromosome 2, idAnoAquaMG_Q_19, whole genome shotgun sequence DNA encoding:
- the LOC126577495 gene encoding sodium channel protein Nach, coding for MTNDSSTKDTFSSSRTSRQESKEPAGGPLEWLIRPFQPIGTFVQLFLEQGAVHGLTHLGRPFLHISEKLLWLALIVIALYFSVALSFVSWDRYQTKGTVVAIEKDHYYWNTSMPSLTICPLKRIYPPLLTKYCNVNGITNEADQSELFRFLESLANSSYFNFGNIYHNEKVDELLEMLQLLPENYMKVIYNLTRDLAQLDDPELRVRTQSNLEFLRTYQTLTEYGICYTTNSFISSNLTASLLLEGRVKPLDHFYSTRIVRDVRFGNLFDGDITYSFIGFEPPISIFYHSPYETLNIANFQPLTNEAQEFETFSFELVTNKEFREHTTISQRGCRFIDESNLTHYSIYTKGLCQQECRINLAYKLCGCIPHFYPNPDGPHEKTVCHYKQLMKCFPRYRKLLLEFKQDNNDQKGTACYCEPNCISSKVIIENRQVLKQTQKLIGSIGGLVVMKRYPLVRFSRQVLFTFTDLLVSIGGTAGFFLGFSVLGMVEIIYFFTLRLVWYIAGRR